The genomic region GTTCGAGCATGTCATTTTGTGTGTTTCGCGCCCCGGCGCCCGGTAAGTGATTCCGTTGCGGGATCGTCTCCAGCGCGCATAACCTAACCGGTTAGGTTATGCGTTCGACCATTATAGAGGATCTCTTTTGATCTGTCAACACCGGAATTATCGCCCACGCAGAAGGCGGGCGCGAATACAAGATCCGCGCCCGCCCTCTCCATCACCGCATTGTCGATCAATGCTTGAAGATGGCGAAGTCATGGGCCTGAAGCGAGAAGTTCGGAGGCGACGTGTGGGACTGGCCGCCGGGCGCTCCCGAGGGAGTGACTTCCGTCCAGCCCGTGGGCAGGCCGCTGATCGTACCGCCCACGGCCGAGCCGGATTCATTGATCTCGATCAAAAGCTCCTCTCCGCCCGTCCGCGAGTAGGTCAGCACCTGTCCGGAGGCGGAGTTCGCGCGCCAGACCGTTCCGCCTTGCTGCAATACCGGGTGGCTCTGGCGAAGCGCGATCAACTGGGAATAGAACTGAGGAAACGGGGTTCCGAAGTTCCAGTTGATCTTGGCGTGAGTGTTCACGCCGCCGGCGTTATTGGCGACTTCCATGCCGTTGTAGAGAAGCGGAATACCGGAGATTGTAAAGTTCATCACGGCGGCGTCCATCGCCCCAGCCATGCCGTTCAGCACATTGACGTCCCGGGCGTAGTCCCAGTCGTCCTGAATATTCATGTGCATCATTCCGACCGGAAACTGATTGGCCTGGGCCTGCCAGGTCGTTTGCAAATTCATGGCGCTCGCGCCGCCCGCGACATTCACCATGTTGTCATGCAGCCACCAGCCGTAATCACACTCGAACGGGGCCAGAGCCAGGTCCGTGGATTCGCATTCGCCGAGCATGAGGATGTCGCTTTTGACGCTTTCCAGCGATGAGCGCAAAGAAGTCCAGTAACTCTTTGGGATATTGCGATTGGATCCGCCGGGATAATCAGCGGTGTCGAAGCGAAACCCATCCACGCCGTAATTGGTAATCCACCACTGGAGCATGCTCGTCATATAACCGCGAAGCCCGGAGCTTGCATAGTTTAACTGGGCGACATCGGGCCACGAGCCGGCCTGGACGATGGAGTTCGGATTTCCGGCGTTGCCGTCGCTATGCACATAGTATTCGGGATGCTGCGTGATCAGCGCATTGTCCCAGGAGGTGTGGTTCAGCACTTCATCCAGAATCACTTTCATCCCGGCCGAGTGCGCGGCGTTGATCAGCGCGTGCAGATCCGACGAGCCGCCGAAGCTGGGGTTGATCCCATAGTAGTCGTGGACGCAATAGGGACTGCCGATCGAAGGATGCCCGTTGATCGGCTGGCCGATCGGCGTGACCGGCATGATCCAGAGCACATTGCACCCCATGCCCCGAATTCGGTTAATCTGCGCGGTGACGCCGGCGAAGTTCCCATTCGCGGAGAAGATGTCTGGATAAACGCCATAGATCACCGCCGAATTGATCCACGACGGATGCTGGGCGCTCGCCGGCTTCGGCGAGGCGCATGTCAAAGTCAACATTGCAAAGGTTGCAAACAAAGCGAACGTCAAACGATTTCGTAATGTCTTCATATTTCTCTCCCAATCAGAGCGCTTCCACGCGCTTTTCTTTCTCACGATGATTCTCTCGACAACGCGGCGCCTTTCTCGCCACGGGAATTTGACACTGAATTGCGATAACAACGATAAGATCTTTACATGATCGCTCCGAATTGTTATCGGGCGCAGTGCAATTAAAAATTGCCGAACGTATTCCTATTCTGAAAAGTCGCTCTCGGGATTCACCGCCAGCGCGGTGGAAGCGCGGGCGATGACGTTGGACCGCAAACGGACCTGGGAGCTCACGGGTTTTCCTTGCCAGCCGCCCAGCAGCAATCGCACGGCTTCTTCCGCCATCTGGTCCAGCGGCGGACGCACCGAGGAGAGGCTGAGCGCGGAGGACCGGCTGTCGTCGTCGAACCCGATCAATCCGAAGTCCGCTCCGGCGCGCAGGCCGGCCTCCTCGGCGGCCTGCATGACGGCGTACGCCGTATGGTCGTTGGGCGCGATGACGCCCCAGGGCGCCCCTCGGTCGGCGCTCGCCGCGAAACGCTGGAAAAGCGGCGCGATGGCGGCGTGCGAGGACGCGTCGGCGCGGCGCCATTCATAGGCGTCCGGTCGGGCGGAAGGATGGACGATCTCCAAAGACTCGGCGGGCAGCCGGGCCTGGCGCACGGCCTCCCGGACGCCCGTCTCGCGGTCATCCAGCCAGGCCGCCTGAAACGGTGAGAGGAAAGTCAGCCTTCGATAGCCCGCGTTCAGCAAATGCTTGGCCGCCTGATATCCGGCATAGGTATTGTCGTAACTGATCTGCGTCAGCGGCGGCCGCATCTCATGCCAGGTGATGTAGACGACCGGGACATTGTCGATGTCCACGCTCGATACGATTTCATCGGAAAGGTCGCAGTCATCATGCAGCCCGACAATCACAAACGCATCCGACCCGGCGGCGCGCAGCGCGCTGATCGCGTCGGCCATGGGAACCGTATCGCCGTGAAGGAGCCGGCCGGGGTAGTCCGACGGGCTCTTTGGGTGCCGGTTGAAAAACCGCGACGCGCCGCCGGCGCCCGACATCGCCCGCTCCAGCGTGCTGACGACCTGCCGCGCCCAGTAGCCGCCGATATCCGGCGGATGCAGGGGTTCGATCGGGATCGTCGTCACGATGCCAAGCGTCATCCCCGATGGACGCGCGGCGACAGGAAAGGCCACGGCTTGCGGTGCGCGGGACAAGGGGAGATCGGGACGCGGCGGCGACGCCGTTCGATCCAAAACTTGCGCCCGGGCGACAAACGTGCCGTTGCGATCAAACGATTCCAGGACGCCGTCGGCGATGAGGTTTGCGAACGCCTGCTGCACCGTCGAAAGCGCGACGCCGTATTCCTTGGCGAGGTTATGCCGGCTCGCCAGGCGAGTTCCCACCGCGAGGCTCCCGTCCGCGATCCGCCCGCGAATATTCTCCTCGATTCGCAGGTATGCGGGAACTGGAGACCGGGCGCTGTCCGCGCGCTGTTTTTTGCTGTACTGATCCGTGGTCATGGTGTCATCATTGAGATCGTCGGCACTGTATCGATATGTGTATCAATATACAGCACAATCGATTTGCTGTCAAGCGAATCTGGGAAACACACCTCCCGGGTGTCTGTCTGCACATTGCAGGGGAGGCTTGGGGAATCAGCGAAGGGCGAGGCGAGGCGCGGGGCCGACGGAATCGCGGAGGATCAGCTCCGCCGGCAGCAGCTCCAGCGTTCCCACCGGCGTCGCGTGGCGGTCCGGGTGGGAGACGCGCTCGACGATCTTCTCGACCGCGCGCCGTCCGATGTCGTGATACGGCTGGCGCAGCGTGGTCAGCGGCGGCGTGGTTCCGGCCGACTGCAATTTATCGTCGATGCCGATGACGGACAGATCTTCCGGGACGCGAACGCCGAGGTCGCGGCAGCAGGCCAGGACGCCGTAGGCGATGCTGTCGTTGCTGCAAAAGATCGCGGTGGGACGCTCGTCGACCGGCAGCGCCATCAGGTTTTGCGCGATCTGATAGCCGCCGGCGGGGTCGTAGCCGCACGGGATATCCAGCGCCGGATTGTACCGGGCCTCCAGTTCGCGCAGCCCTTGCAGATAGCCTTGATGGCGCTGCTCGGATGAAAGATACCAAAGATCGCCTTGCAAAAATGCGATTCGCCGGTGCCCCAGCTCTCCCAAGTGGCGCATGATCGACACGCTCGCGCCGAAGTTGTCGATGTCGAGGCGGATGACGCGTGGATCTTCGCGGCTGTCGCCGACGATCGCGAAGGGAATGCGCTTGCGCAGGAGCGGCTCGATCAGCGGGCAATCCTTCAGTGGCGTGATGAGGATCAGACCGTCGCAGTAGCCGTCCGCGAGGATCGAAAGGTTGTCGTAAAGGGCGTCCCAGCTAGGCTCCTGGAAAATGACCGCCTTCTGCTTGCGCTCGCCGCAGGCGCGGCAGATACCGTCCAGAACGCGCCCATAGTATCCGTCAAAGACAAGCGTCTCGGGAACGACGCCGAAGACGACCCCGATGGCGTCCATGCGGCGGCGCTGGAGGCCGCGCGCAACGGCGTTGGGCTGATACCCCATGCGCTGGGCGACGTCCTTTACGTGCTGGCGTGTCGCCGTTCCGATCCGTCCCGTCTCATTCAGGGCGTATGAGACCGTCATCACGGAAACGCCGGCTTCTTTCGCGATATCTTTGATGGTAACCATAGTTTTGCGCCAATTCTATGGTACCAGAATAATTCACTATTCACGAATTTTTCACCTCGCTTTATCGATAAATTTTTGTCTATGTCGCCGATTCTTGTTACGGATCGTCCCGTCACACTTTTTTGCCACTCTCTCTCAATCGGATATTTCAGAGGAATATGCGGGACCGCAGAAAAGTGGGCGGAATGAGAAAACGCGGTTTCCCATTCCGCCTAGAATTCCGCAGAGTTGATGATGATAACTCGAACAGCGAATGGGAGACGTTACTATTTGTAGTTATTCGTTTCCACCTTGAGAGCGTACAGCGCCTGCCCCAGGACACTGACGCCATC from Capsulimonas corticalis harbors:
- a CDS encoding alpha-amylase family glycosyl hydrolase, whose protein sequence is MKTLRNRLTFALFATFAMLTLTCASPKPASAQHPSWINSAVIYGVYPDIFSANGNFAGVTAQINRIRGMGCNVLWIMPVTPIGQPINGHPSIGSPYCVHDYYGINPSFGGSSDLHALINAAHSAGMKVILDEVLNHTSWDNALITQHPEYYVHSDGNAGNPNSIVQAGSWPDVAQLNYASSGLRGYMTSMLQWWITNYGVDGFRFDTADYPGGSNRNIPKSYWTSLRSSLESVKSDILMLGECESTDLALAPFECDYGWWLHDNMVNVAGGASAMNLQTTWQAQANQFPVGMMHMNIQDDWDYARDVNVLNGMAGAMDAAVMNFTISGIPLLYNGMEVANNAGGVNTHAKINWNFGTPFPQFYSQLIALRQSHPVLQQGGTVWRANSASGQVLTYSRTGGEELLIEINESGSAVGGTISGLPTGWTEVTPSGAPGGQSHTSPPNFSLQAHDFAIFKH
- a CDS encoding GntR family transcriptional regulator; amino-acid sequence: MTTDQYSKKQRADSARSPVPAYLRIEENIRGRIADGSLAVGTRLASRHNLAKEYGVALSTVQQAFANLIADGVLESFDRNGTFVARAQVLDRTASPPRPDLPLSRAPQAVAFPVAARPSGMTLGIVTTIPIEPLHPPDIGGYWARQVVSTLERAMSGAGGASRFFNRHPKSPSDYPGRLLHGDTVPMADAISALRAAGSDAFVIVGLHDDCDLSDEIVSSVDIDNVPVVYITWHEMRPPLTQISYDNTYAGYQAAKHLLNAGYRRLTFLSPFQAAWLDDRETGVREAVRQARLPAESLEIVHPSARPDAYEWRRADASSHAAIAPLFQRFAASADRGAPWGVIAPNDHTAYAVMQAAEEAGLRAGADFGLIGFDDDSRSSALSLSSVRPPLDQMAEEAVRLLLGGWQGKPVSSQVRLRSNVIARASTALAVNPESDFSE
- a CDS encoding LacI family DNA-binding transcriptional regulator — protein: MVTIKDIAKEAGVSVMTVSYALNETGRIGTATRQHVKDVAQRMGYQPNAVARGLQRRRMDAIGVVFGVVPETLVFDGYYGRVLDGICRACGERKQKAVIFQEPSWDALYDNLSILADGYCDGLILITPLKDCPLIEPLLRKRIPFAIVGDSREDPRVIRLDIDNFGASVSIMRHLGELGHRRIAFLQGDLWYLSSEQRHQGYLQGLRELEARYNPALDIPCGYDPAGGYQIAQNLMALPVDERPTAIFCSNDSIAYGVLACCRDLGVRVPEDLSVIGIDDKLQSAGTTPPLTTLRQPYHDIGRRAVEKIVERVSHPDRHATPVGTLELLPAELILRDSVGPAPRLALR